From a single Okeanomitos corallinicola TIOX110 genomic region:
- a CDS encoding Uma2 family endonuclease has protein sequence MTSEPVILNIKNVGLSDEQFFHLCQTNEDWKLEETATGELIIMPPVGAISGNRESEFNADVAIWNRKTKLGKVFSSSTIFTLPNGGKRSPDVAWIANERWESLSIEEQEKFPKICPDFVIELRSRTDSLTQLQEKMQEYLNSGLRLGWLIDPQNQQVEIYRQNQSVEIILLPTNLFGEDVLPGFILELPVFNN, from the coding sequence AAATATCAAAAATGTTGGTTTAAGTGATGAACAATTTTTTCACCTCTGTCAAACTAACGAAGATTGGAAACTGGAAGAAACAGCTACAGGAGAATTAATTATTATGCCTCCAGTGGGTGCAATTAGTGGTAATAGAGAATCCGAATTTAATGCTGATGTTGCAATTTGGAATCGTAAAACTAAGCTAGGAAAAGTCTTTAGTTCTTCCACTATTTTCACTTTACCTAATGGTGGTAAACGTTCTCCTGATGTTGCTTGGATAGCTAATGAACGTTGGGAATCTTTAAGCATTGAAGAACAAGAAAAATTCCCTAAAATTTGTCCTGATTTTGTTATAGAATTACGCTCTCGTACTGATTCTTTAACTCAATTACAGGAAAAAATGCAGGAATATCTGAATAGTGGTTTAAGGTTAGGTTGGTTAATTGATCCACAAAATCAACAAGTAGAAATTTATCGTCAAAATCAATCTGTAGAAATAATATTATTACCAACAAATTTATTTGGAGAAGATGTTTTACCTGGATTTATTTTAGAATTACCTGTTTTCAATAATTAA